One region of Strongyloides ratti genome assembly S_ratti_ED321, chromosome : X genomic DNA includes:
- a CDS encoding Clc protein-like family-containing protein, giving the protein MSSTSGDFGRKISIFVSISLTIIGMGLSIGAIMTPSWQVVNLREYNSIHEHGLWLDCTRHSRDGSPILRRYATVTEPLHCVYKFDYDKYSGTFDLEDDNSPVGEVNRHKFYGWHTATLILLGLALLTSFLSICIGFCSCCYKSLALIFTIITILTLLTSFIAEALFFFYSHRADNRFIKGIVGTYEQRVGLAFFLELAACFCHFFALIAAMVFSYFSLSGKSTGSDVFSVNRSSRTNVTNIGRSMEFEPQLMYNYQQNQSTPLRPVMYQTKNDEFDRTVADSMPELAGSRQFTGELLHSRIRRKSETCV; this is encoded by the exons ATGTCATCTACATCAGGAGATTTTGGTCGTAAAATTTCCATATTTGTTTCAATATCCCTAACAATTATTGGAATGGGTCTTTCAATTGGAGCTATAATGACTCCATCTTGGCAGGTTGTTAATTTAAGAGAATATAATAGTATTCATGAACATGGTCTTTGGTTAGATTGTACCAGACATTCCAGAGATGGAAGTCCAATTTTAAGAAg atatgCCACTGTTACCGAACCATTACATTGTGTTTATAAGTTTGACTATGACAAGTATTCTGGAACATTTGACTTAGAAGATGATAACAGTCCTGTAGGAGAAGTAAATCGTCACAAATTTTACG gTTGGCATACAGCGACCTTGATTCTGTTGGGATTGGCATTGTTAACCTCTTTCCTATCTATATGTATTGGATTTTGTTCATGTTGTTATAAAAGTTTAGccttaatttttacaataattacaattttaaCTC ttcTTACATCATTTATTGCTGAAGCATTATTCTTCTTCTATTCACATAGAGCAGATAATCGTTTTATTAAGGGTATTGTTGGAACATATGAA caaCGTGTTGGTTTAGCTTTCTTCTTAGAATTAGCAGCATGTTTCTGTCATTTCTTTGCTTTAATAGCAGCTATGGTATTTTCATACTTTTCATTATCAGGAAAATCAACAGGATCTGATGTCTTTTCTGTCAATAGAAGTTCCCGTACTAATGTAACAAATATTGGTAGATCAATGGAATTTGAACCGCAATTAATGTATAATTATCAACAAAATCAAAGTACACCTCTTCGTCCAGTTATGTATCAAACAAAGAATGATGAATTTGATAGAACTGTAGCTGATAGTATGCCAGAATTGGCTGGATCTCGACAATTTACAGGAGAACTTTTACACTCAAGAATTAGAAGAAAATCTGAGACATGTGTATAA